Proteins encoded together in one Coffea arabica cultivar ET-39 chromosome 2c, Coffea Arabica ET-39 HiFi, whole genome shotgun sequence window:
- the LOC113726727 gene encoding uncharacterized protein isoform X1: MGKLSQQQLPVARQQQQRQGPTEEGGVGSSIFCCRRCSAAFNRIPRDCGCKCVFVLLLSVAVFVYALFSVVHLSSKEIGYDAKDAIKIRATVQAYLRLQKPVAQLLPHINELEYDIFGEIGVPSTKVAVLSMHRAGLSNVTDVVFGVLSDPLSVPINPVFISVLKSSFVELFLLQSNLTLTNTTFGEPSSFEILKFPGGITLIPEQSPSIWSVPQILFNFTLNNPIYEIREKFVELKTQLKLGLDLMPDETVYIQVTNNNGSTRDPPVVVEASITSNWGILLPQRMRQLAKKLMGSPKNLGLDMYVFGKVKEVSLSSSLKHSLDVLPPTPSPSPSPSPDLPFYGSDPPAPVPNFPLSAPCSNFDVYAPSDPSPENDLDYFSAPLPAENDPKCRSGLSPSYSPISHAHPPSPNLSPSSSTPSTGSIAQTGPSPLPVVSFGSGRGWENENGRRLASPPHSLPSISASSMYPALSSPYHICWVCLFGLFIFHLLSYPF; the protein is encoded by the exons ATGGGGAAACTGTCGCAACAGCAACTGCCAGTCGCACGGCAGCAACAACAACGACAAGGCCCGACTGAGGAGGGCGGAGTCGGTTCTTCAATCTTCTGCTGTCGGAGATGTTCGGCGGCTTTCAACAGAATTCCGAGAGATTGCGGTTGTAAATgcgtttttgttttgttattaagCGTTGCCGTGTTTGTCTATGCCTTGTTTTCCGTCgttcatctttcatcaaaggaAATTGGGTATGATGCAAAAGATGCCATCAAAATCCGTG CCACAGTTCAAGCATACTTAAGACTGCAGAAGCCTGTAGCACAGCTTCTGCCTCACATTAATGAGTTAGAATATGATATCTTTGGGGAGATAGGTGTTCCTTCTACAAAG GTTGCTGTCCTATCCATGCACCGGGCAGGTTTATCTAACGTTACGGATGTGGTCTTTGGCGTCCTTTCTGATCCACTGAGTGTTCCCATTAACCCAGTGTTCATAAGCGTGCTTAAGTCGTCTTTTGTGGAGCTATTTCTTCTACAGTCCAACTTGACACTGACCAACACAACTTTCGGAGAGCCCTCTTCATTTGAAATTCTGAAGTTTCCTGGTGGAATCACATTAATTCCTGAGCAATCTCCTTCAATCTGGAGCGTACCACAGATCCTCTTTAATTTTACTCTTAACAACCCCATTTATGAGATTAGAGAAAAGTTTGTTGAGTTGAAGACACAGTTGAAGTTGGGTTTGGATCTGATGCCTGATGAG ACCGTTTACATACAGGTAACAAACAATAATGGATCTACTAGAGATCCTCCAGTTGTAGTTGAAGCTTCAATTACTTCAAACTGGGGGATTCTATTACCTCAGAGAATGAGACAATTGGCCAAAAAACTTATGGGGTCTCCAAAAAATCTTGGCCTTGACATGTATGTTTTTGGTAAAGTTAAGGAAGTCAGTTTATCTTCTTCTCTAAAGCATTCCCTTGACGTTTTGCCACCAACTCCATCGCCGTCTCCATCTCCATCCCCAGATTTACCATTTTATGGATCTGATCCTCCAGCTCCTGTGCCCAACTTTCCTCTTTCAGCACCTTGCTCTAACTTTGATGTATATGCACCTTCTGATCCAAGCCCAGAGAATGATCTTGACTATTTTTCTGCACCTTTACCAGCAGAAAATGACCCAAAGTGTCGTTCTGGGCTTTCTCCAAGTTATTCACCAATCTCTCATGCCCATCCACCTAGTCCTAATTTATCACCAAGTTCTTCTACTCCTTCCACAGGATCTATAGCACAGACTGGCCCTTCTCCTTTACCTGTAGTATCTTTTGGTTCTGGTCGTGGCTGGGAAAATGAAAATGGCAGAAGATTGGCGTCGCCACCACACTCATTGCCCTCAATCTCAGCTTCCTCTATGT ATCCTGCGCTATCCTCTCCCTACCATATCTGTTGGGTTTGCTTATTCGGCCTCTTCATATTCCATCTTCTTTCTTACCCATTTTGA
- the LOC113726727 gene encoding uncharacterized protein isoform X2: protein MGKLSQQQLPVARQQQQRQGPTEEGGVGSSIFCCRRCSAAFNRIPRDCGCKCVFVLLLSVAVFVYALFSVVHLSSKEIGYDAKDAIKIRATVQAYLRLQKPVAQLLPHINELEYDIFGEIGVPSTKVAVLSMHRAGLSNVTDVVFGVLSDPLSVPINPVFISVLKSSFVELFLLQSNLTLTNTTFGEPSSFEILKFPGGITLIPEQSPSIWSVPQILFNFTLNNPIYEIREKFVELKTQLKLGLDLMPDETVYIQVTNNNGSTRDPPVVVEASITSNWGILLPQRMRQLAKKLMGSPKNLGLDMYVFGKVKEVSLSSSLKHSLDVLPPTPSPSPSPSPDLPFYGSDPPAPVPNFPLSAPCSNFDVYAPSDPSPENDLDYFSAPLPAENDPKCRSGLSPSYSPISHAHPPSPNLSPSSSTPSTGSIAQTGPSPLPVVSFGSGRGWENENGRRLASPPHSLPSISASSMYKPIN from the exons ATGGGGAAACTGTCGCAACAGCAACTGCCAGTCGCACGGCAGCAACAACAACGACAAGGCCCGACTGAGGAGGGCGGAGTCGGTTCTTCAATCTTCTGCTGTCGGAGATGTTCGGCGGCTTTCAACAGAATTCCGAGAGATTGCGGTTGTAAATgcgtttttgttttgttattaagCGTTGCCGTGTTTGTCTATGCCTTGTTTTCCGTCgttcatctttcatcaaaggaAATTGGGTATGATGCAAAAGATGCCATCAAAATCCGTG CCACAGTTCAAGCATACTTAAGACTGCAGAAGCCTGTAGCACAGCTTCTGCCTCACATTAATGAGTTAGAATATGATATCTTTGGGGAGATAGGTGTTCCTTCTACAAAG GTTGCTGTCCTATCCATGCACCGGGCAGGTTTATCTAACGTTACGGATGTGGTCTTTGGCGTCCTTTCTGATCCACTGAGTGTTCCCATTAACCCAGTGTTCATAAGCGTGCTTAAGTCGTCTTTTGTGGAGCTATTTCTTCTACAGTCCAACTTGACACTGACCAACACAACTTTCGGAGAGCCCTCTTCATTTGAAATTCTGAAGTTTCCTGGTGGAATCACATTAATTCCTGAGCAATCTCCTTCAATCTGGAGCGTACCACAGATCCTCTTTAATTTTACTCTTAACAACCCCATTTATGAGATTAGAGAAAAGTTTGTTGAGTTGAAGACACAGTTGAAGTTGGGTTTGGATCTGATGCCTGATGAG ACCGTTTACATACAGGTAACAAACAATAATGGATCTACTAGAGATCCTCCAGTTGTAGTTGAAGCTTCAATTACTTCAAACTGGGGGATTCTATTACCTCAGAGAATGAGACAATTGGCCAAAAAACTTATGGGGTCTCCAAAAAATCTTGGCCTTGACATGTATGTTTTTGGTAAAGTTAAGGAAGTCAGTTTATCTTCTTCTCTAAAGCATTCCCTTGACGTTTTGCCACCAACTCCATCGCCGTCTCCATCTCCATCCCCAGATTTACCATTTTATGGATCTGATCCTCCAGCTCCTGTGCCCAACTTTCCTCTTTCAGCACCTTGCTCTAACTTTGATGTATATGCACCTTCTGATCCAAGCCCAGAGAATGATCTTGACTATTTTTCTGCACCTTTACCAGCAGAAAATGACCCAAAGTGTCGTTCTGGGCTTTCTCCAAGTTATTCACCAATCTCTCATGCCCATCCACCTAGTCCTAATTTATCACCAAGTTCTTCTACTCCTTCCACAGGATCTATAGCACAGACTGGCCCTTCTCCTTTACCTGTAGTATCTTTTGGTTCTGGTCGTGGCTGGGAAAATGAAAATGGCAGAAGATTGGCGTCGCCACCACACTCATTGCCCTCAATCTCAGCTTCCTCTATGT ATAAGCCGATTAACTAA
- the LOC113726729 gene encoding F-box protein At1g10780 codes for MDSLPDAVVQFILSHINNAKDVASCACVSQRWKDSIPHFRSLYFPRNIFDNLKCGLTPDLVVSRMVSSIDRLEDLVVYCPFTSLGLASWLLHQGPFLRNLELRMDNIIDHQSCVDIPSKLDCIRAASNLESLKLWGVLMIHSPKWDTFHRLKNLEIVGARMEDPALSAALRACPSLTNLSLLGCEGLGSVSIELAFLQQCKLDFYGLGNCSISITSPRLELLEVQGCSWIRVRETQCLRDLTIANNSGRVYIVDFGKLVALESLSMRGVQWCWNAISTMLQLASEVKHLYMKVEFTGDFDALLPFPEVDLVDFFNSHPKLLTFDIHGAMFAALCQKNSLKNVDSRFVIPCLEKLVITIRSPLNAEQKMSTLESLLRYARNLRKMTIKILQMKSSHSSADDFFEDICKFRYINRRIVSIE; via the exons ATGGACTCTTTGCCTGATGCTGTTGTTCAATTTATCTTGTCCCATATCAATAATGCCAAAGATGTGGCATCTTGCGCTTGTGTGTCCCAGCGATGGAAGGATTCAATTCCCCATTTTCGGAGTCTTTACTTCCCTCGCAACATTTTTGATAACCTCAAATGTGGGCTGACCCCGGATTTGGTTGTGTCGCGGATGGTTTCATCCATTGATCGGTTAGAAGACCTTGTTGTCTACTGCCCTTTTACCAGTCTTGGCCTTGCTTCTTGGCTACTGCACCAAGGGCCATTCCTTCGGAACCTGGAGCTGCGTATGGACAACATCATTGATCATCAGTCTTGTGTTGATATCCCTTCCAAGTTGGACTGCATTAGGGCTGCGTCAAATTTGGAGTCCTTGAAGCTCTGGGGAGTCTTAATGATTCATTCTCCTAAGTGGGACACATTTCATAGGCTAAAAAATCTTGAAATAGTAGGTGCTAGGATGGAAGATCCCGCACTATCTGCTGCCCTACGAGCTTGTCCCTCTTTAACCAATCTCTCTCTCCTTGGTTGTGAGGGATTGGGGTCCGTATCAATTGAATTGGCTTTTCTGCAGCAATGCAAGCTTGACTTCTATGGCTTGGGTAATTGCTCGATTTCTATCACTTCTCCTAGGCTCGAACTACTTGAAGTTCAGGGCTGTAGCTGGATTAGAGTCAGAGAAACACAATGCTTGAGAGATCTCACCATTGCAAATAATTCAG GTCGAGTATACATAGTGGATTTTGGAAAACTTGTGGCCCTGGAGTCATTGTCTATGAGAGGAGTGCAGTGGTGCTGGAATGCTATAAGTACAATGCTGCAATTGGCCAGTGAGGTGAAGCACCTCTATATGAAGGTAGAATTTACGGGTGATTTTGATGCCCTATTGCCCTTTCCGGAGGTTGATTTGGTTGACTTCTTCAATAGCCACCCCAAGCTGCTAACCTTTGACATACATGGTGCCATGTTTGCTGCTCTTTGCCAGAAGAACAGCCTAAAAAAT GTGGACTCAAGGTTTGTGATTCCTTGCCTGGAGAAGCTTGTAATCACAATCAGATCTCCCTTAAATGCTGAGCAGAAAATGAGTACCCTGGAATCCTTGTTGCGGTATGCAAGGAACTTAAGAAAGATGACCATAAAGATTCTTCAGATGAAGAGCAGCCACAGCAGTGCAGATGATTTCTTTGAGGATATTTGTAAATTCAGATACATCAACCGGAGAATTGTTTCAATTGAATAA